In Geothermobacter hydrogeniphilus, a single window of DNA contains:
- the trxB gene encoding thioredoxin-disulfide reductase, which yields MGISEHCRTIILGTGPAGLTAAIYAARAQLAPLVITGTQPGGQLTGTTEIENFPGFPDGIDGNELMDRMRRQAERFGACFFDGDAERVDLGSRPFRIFFADRSATCDSLIIATGATPRQLGLPGELDLYGRGVSVCATCDGFFYRDKEVAIVGGGDTAMEEAIFLTRFARKVTVIHRRDSLRASPPMQQRALENDKIEFLWNAAVSEILTDPAGVTGIRLRDTTNGEESQLDCDGLFVAIGHDPNTGLFKGQLDLNEEGFIITSKECQTSIPGVFAAGDVQDAHFRQAITAAGTGCKAAMQAERYLEEQ from the coding sequence ATGGGAATCAGTGAACATTGCCGCACCATTATCCTCGGCACCGGCCCGGCCGGTCTGACCGCCGCCATCTACGCCGCCCGCGCCCAACTGGCGCCGCTGGTGATCACCGGAACACAACCGGGCGGCCAGCTCACCGGAACCACCGAAATCGAAAACTTCCCCGGTTTTCCTGACGGCATTGACGGTAACGAACTGATGGATCGCATGCGTCGCCAGGCGGAGCGCTTCGGCGCCTGTTTCTTTGATGGCGATGCCGAGCGGGTCGACCTCGGCAGCCGTCCGTTCCGCATCTTTTTCGCCGACCGCTCGGCGACCTGCGACAGCCTGATCATCGCCACCGGAGCAACCCCGCGGCAACTCGGACTGCCGGGAGAGCTGGATCTCTACGGACGGGGCGTCTCGGTCTGCGCGACCTGTGACGGTTTCTTCTACCGCGACAAGGAAGTGGCCATCGTTGGCGGCGGCGACACCGCCATGGAAGAGGCGATTTTCCTGACCCGTTTCGCCCGCAAGGTCACCGTCATCCACCGCCGCGACAGCCTGCGCGCGTCACCACCGATGCAGCAGCGGGCGCTGGAAAACGACAAGATCGAATTTCTCTGGAATGCCGCGGTCAGTGAAATTCTCACCGACCCGGCCGGGGTCACCGGCATCCGGCTGCGCGACACCACCAACGGCGAGGAATCGCAACTCGACTGCGACGGCCTGTTTGTCGCCATCGGCCACGATCCCAACACCGGTCTGTTCAAAGGCCAGCTCGACCTGAACGAAGAAGGGTTTATCATCACCAGCAAGGAATGCCAGACCAGCATCCCCGGCGTTTTCGCCGCCGGCGACGTTCAGGACGCCCACTTCCGCCAGGCGATCACCGCCGCCGGCACCGGCTGCAAGGCCGCCATGCAGGCGGAGCGCTATCTGGAGGAACAATGA
- the lipA gene encoding lipoyl synthase, translated as MNKPPRKPDWLKVRLPSGPNFVRIDRYHRQQGLHSVCRSAACPNQGECWNNGTATFMILGDHCTRGCRFCNVQGGQPLPLDPDEPARVATAIAELQLRHAVITSVTRDDLDDGGAAQFAELTAAIRKHSPDCIIELLIPDLGGDPAALQTILDAAPDILGHNIETVPRLYPLVRAEADYRRSLQLLQDSARSAPQIPTKSGLMLGLGETVAEVKQVMRDLLATGCRLLTLGQYLQPTRDHQPVTRYLPPEEFDSFRDFGLELGFRHVEAGPLVRSSYHAAEQFQEADHGNQ; from the coding sequence ATGAACAAACCGCCACGCAAGCCGGACTGGCTCAAAGTCCGTCTGCCATCCGGACCCAATTTCGTCCGTATCGATCGCTACCACCGCCAACAGGGGCTGCACTCGGTCTGTCGCAGCGCCGCCTGCCCGAACCAGGGAGAATGCTGGAACAACGGTACCGCGACCTTCATGATTCTCGGCGATCACTGCACCCGCGGCTGCCGGTTCTGCAACGTCCAGGGTGGGCAGCCACTGCCCCTCGACCCCGACGAACCGGCCCGGGTGGCAACCGCGATCGCCGAACTGCAGCTGCGTCATGCCGTCATCACCTCGGTTACCCGGGACGATCTCGATGACGGCGGCGCCGCCCAGTTCGCTGAACTGACCGCGGCGATACGCAAACACAGCCCCGACTGCATCATCGAACTGCTGATTCCCGACCTCGGCGGCGACCCGGCAGCCCTGCAGACCATCCTCGATGCGGCGCCGGATATCCTCGGGCACAACATTGAAACGGTGCCACGCCTCTATCCGCTGGTCCGGGCCGAGGCCGACTACCGACGGTCCCTGCAGCTGTTGCAGGACAGTGCCCGCTCGGCCCCGCAGATTCCGACCAAATCGGGGCTGATGCTGGGGCTGGGGGAAACGGTGGCAGAAGTCAAACAGGTGATGCGGGACCTGCTCGCCACCGGCTGCCGGTTGCTGACCCTCGGCCAGTACCTGCAGCCGACCCGCGATCACCAACCGGTGACGCGCTATCTCCCCCCGGAAGAATTTGATTCTTTCCGCGACTTCGGACTTGAACTCGGTTTCCGCCATGTCGAGGCGGGACCGCTGGTCCGCTCATCCTACCATGCCGCAGAACAATTCCAGGAGGCCGATCATGGGAATCAGTGA
- the rd gene encoding rubredoxin, with protein MDKYRCVICDYIYDPAEGDPGNGIAPGTPFEDLPDDWVCPLCGADKSNFEKA; from the coding sequence ATGGACAAGTATCGTTGTGTTATCTGCGATTACATCTACGATCCCGCCGAAGGGGATCCCGGCAACGGCATCGCTCCAGGCACCCCCTTTGAAGACCTTCCCGATGACTGGGTCTGTCCACTGTGCGGCGCCGACAAATCCAATTTCGAAAAGGCCTGA
- the elbB gene encoding isoprenoid biosynthesis glyoxalase ElbB — protein MAKVGVVLSGCGVYDGSEIHEAVITLLALDRQGVEAICMAPDIDQMHVVNHLTGEEAAGESRNVLVESARIARGDIKDIATVKAADIDALIFPGGFGAAKNLCDFAVKGADCEVNPEVARLIREIVAAKKPLGAICIAPAMVARVLGDDQLSARLTIGNDADTAAAVNTMGVTHVDCPCSNFVIDRENKIVSTPAYMLAGGIAEVAEGIEKTVKALVELL, from the coding sequence ATGGCTAAAGTCGGAGTCGTTCTGTCCGGTTGCGGCGTCTATGACGGCAGTGAAATTCACGAAGCGGTCATCACCCTGCTGGCCCTCGACCGCCAGGGAGTCGAAGCGATCTGCATGGCCCCCGACATCGACCAGATGCATGTCGTCAACCATCTGACCGGTGAAGAAGCCGCCGGTGAAAGCCGCAATGTTCTGGTCGAATCAGCCCGCATCGCCCGCGGGGATATCAAGGATATCGCCACGGTCAAGGCGGCCGATATCGACGCCCTGATTTTCCCCGGGGGATTCGGTGCGGCAAAGAATCTCTGCGACTTCGCTGTCAAGGGGGCTGATTGCGAGGTCAACCCCGAGGTCGCCCGCCTGATTCGCGAAATCGTAGCGGCAAAAAAACCCCTCGGCGCGATCTGCATCGCCCCGGCCATGGTCGCCAGGGTACTGGGCGACGACCAGCTCAGCGCCCGATTAACCATCGGCAATGACGCCGACACCGCGGCTGCCGTCAACACCATGGGCGTCACCCATGTCGACTGCCCCTGCAGCAACTTCGTCATCGACCGGGAAAACAAAATCGTTTCGACCCCCGCCTACATGCTGGCCGGCGGGATCGCCGAGGTGGCCGAAGGAATTGAAAAAACCGTCAAGGCGCTGGTCGAACTGCTCTGA
- a CDS encoding helix-turn-helix domain-containing protein, whose product MNNIREEVKELQIGRKVRHLRQQRRMTLQDLADQTGLSKPLLSQIENDQVIPPLATLLRISKAFKVGIENFFQEEDSCEKCILVRSGESRKLIQRGLSRGGSPPYIYHSLAYGKRDRNIEPFLMEFESRTWSDDLLVHHEGQEFLYLLEGEVEFHYGDRVITLGSGDSIFYDSSEPHGYVALSDGPPRGIVVLYSREF is encoded by the coding sequence ATGAACAACATCCGGGAGGAAGTCAAGGAACTGCAGATTGGCCGCAAGGTCCGCCACCTGCGACAGCAGCGGCGCATGACCCTGCAGGACCTGGCGGATCAGACCGGCCTGTCCAAACCCCTGCTTTCACAGATCGAAAACGATCAGGTGATCCCCCCCCTGGCAACCCTGCTGCGCATTTCAAAAGCCTTCAAGGTCGGCATCGAGAATTTCTTCCAGGAAGAAGACAGCTGCGAAAAGTGCATCCTGGTGCGCTCAGGGGAAAGCCGCAAACTGATTCAGCGAGGGCTTTCCCGCGGCGGTTCACCACCCTACATCTACCATTCCCTTGCCTACGGCAAACGCGATCGCAACATTGAACCGTTTCTGATGGAGTTCGAATCCCGCACCTGGAGCGACGACCTGCTGGTCCACCATGAGGGACAGGAATTCCTCTACCTGCTTGAAGGCGAAGTCGAATTCCATTACGGCGACCGGGTCATCACCCTCGGCAGCGGTGATTCGATCTTTTATGATTCCAGCGAGCCGCACGGCTACGTGGCGCTCAGCGACGGTCCCCCGCGCGGCATCGTGGTTCTCTATTCGCGCGAATTCTGA
- a CDS encoding DUF2059 domain-containing protein codes for MHITRTLLLMLLTLAVAGPVSADPLTPAKSAGIRYLMQLTGTDNMEPELNGQLKSRARQALEADGDKISERVEAIVDFEVRQLLAERRDQLEDKLMHIYADHFSHDEIKQLISFYRSDIGKKSLRVLPAIRTESRETGRQWGETLVTELVRRINARMSAGALRLTE; via the coding sequence ATGCACATCACCCGGACTCTGCTCCTCATGTTGCTGACCCTTGCCGTCGCCGGTCCGGTTTCCGCCGACCCGCTGACCCCGGCCAAGAGCGCCGGCATCCGCTACCTGATGCAGCTCACCGGTACCGACAACATGGAACCCGAACTGAACGGACAGCTGAAAAGCCGGGCACGACAAGCCCTCGAAGCCGATGGCGACAAGATTTCCGAACGGGTCGAAGCCATCGTCGATTTCGAAGTCAGGCAACTGCTGGCGGAACGCCGTGACCAGCTCGAAGACAAACTGATGCATATCTATGCCGACCACTTCAGCCATGATGAAATCAAGCAGCTCATCTCCTTCTACCGCAGCGACATCGGCAAAAAATCTCTCCGGGTCCTCCCTGCCATCAGGACTGAAAGTCGTGAAACCGGACGACAGTGGGGAGAAACACTGGTCACTGAACTGGTTCGGAGAATCAATGCCAGAATGAGCGCCGGCGCCCTCCGTCTGACCGAATAA
- a CDS encoding DMT family transporter has product MISSPPRGSHPFSLTACLLLVLAPLFWAGNVVLARGVADQIPPVTMAFLRWSGAFLFLIPFTWKHVRRDWLSLRAGWRHLLPASLFGIASFNTLLYTATQTTTAINCALMQTVMPAAIILCCFLLYGERISLLQGCGVLLCSAGAGWIVLHGELARLAGLQLLRGDLLMLIAVFCYALYSALLRKRPEVHPLSYLTVTIGLGTLLLVPLFCWEIGRVAAPAVSPTVVGSILYIALFPSIAAYLCWNRGIDLLGPNRAGLFINLIPVFAAGMAMLFLGERLRSYHLVGLLLVAVGMVLFQVQAHRQSPSAGRSSR; this is encoded by the coding sequence ATGATATCTTCTCCGCCTCGTGGATCACATCCTTTCTCTCTGACGGCCTGCCTGCTGCTGGTGCTGGCGCCGCTTTTCTGGGCCGGCAACGTGGTGCTGGCGCGGGGAGTCGCAGACCAGATTCCACCGGTCACCATGGCCTTTCTGCGCTGGTCCGGAGCCTTCCTGTTCCTGATCCCCTTTACCTGGAAGCATGTCCGCCGCGACTGGCTGTCGTTGCGGGCCGGTTGGCGCCATCTGCTGCCGGCCTCGCTGTTCGGCATCGCCAGCTTCAACACCCTGCTTTACACCGCCACCCAGACCACCACCGCCATCAACTGCGCCCTGATGCAGACCGTCATGCCGGCCGCCATCATCCTCTGCTGCTTCCTGCTTTATGGTGAACGGATTTCGCTGCTGCAGGGCTGCGGAGTGCTGCTCTGCAGTGCCGGTGCGGGCTGGATTGTGCTGCACGGCGAGCTTGCCAGGCTGGCGGGGCTGCAGTTGCTGCGCGGTGACCTGCTGATGCTGATCGCGGTCTTCTGTTATGCACTCTATTCTGCGCTGTTGAGGAAGCGTCCCGAGGTGCATCCGCTCAGCTACCTGACGGTGACCATCGGTCTCGGGACGCTGTTGCTGGTGCCGCTGTTCTGCTGGGAGATCGGGCGGGTGGCGGCGCCTGCTGTTTCGCCGACGGTGGTCGGCAGCATCCTCTATATCGCCCTGTTTCCTTCAATCGCCGCCTATCTCTGCTGGAACCGCGGCATCGACCTGCTGGGACCCAACCGCGCCGGGCTGTTCATCAATCTGATTCCGGTTTTTGCCGCCGGCATGGCGATGTTGTTTCTTGGAGAACGCCTGCGTTCCTATCATCTGGTCGGTCTGCTGCTGGTGGCGGTCGGCATGGTCCTGTTTCAGGTTCAGGCCCATCGGCAGTCGCCGTCGGCCGGGAGGTCATCCCGATGA
- a CDS encoding HAD family hydrolase: MSFDVSRLDRIRALFFDLDGTLLQVEMRQFIPTYLDGLAAHLGDRVDPPAFRALARNAILQLLERRQRDGSNRRQFLRLLETHGGISPQQFERALGAYCDDGLEHLRPLVRPLPEIRTLLDTAFASGREVVIATNPVFPREIVAARLRWGGMDDYPFALVSDWENSCLCKPAPGYFEDLLEHFNLRPEQALMIGNDTGHDLAAGRVGIATLLVDTWLIDRKEDAPPPDWRGDHQQLIEILRRMV, translated from the coding sequence ATGAGTTTTGATGTCTCCCGGCTTGACCGGATTCGTGCCCTTTTCTTCGATCTCGACGGCACCCTGCTGCAGGTTGAGATGCGGCAGTTCATCCCGACCTATCTCGACGGACTGGCGGCCCATCTGGGAGACCGGGTCGATCCACCCGCCTTCCGGGCGCTGGCCCGCAATGCCATTCTGCAGCTGCTGGAACGGCGGCAGCGGGACGGGAGCAATCGGCGGCAGTTTCTACGGCTGCTCGAAACGCACGGCGGAATCAGCCCGCAACAGTTCGAACGCGCTCTCGGAGCCTACTGTGACGATGGCCTGGAACACCTGCGTCCGCTGGTCAGGCCGTTGCCGGAGATCCGCACCCTGCTGGACACGGCCTTCGCCTCCGGGCGGGAGGTGGTGATCGCCACCAACCCGGTGTTCCCCCGGGAGATTGTTGCCGCCCGGCTGCGTTGGGGGGGGATGGATGATTATCCCTTCGCCCTGGTCAGTGACTGGGAGAATTCGTGCCTGTGCAAACCGGCCCCCGGCTATTTCGAGGATCTGCTGGAGCATTTCAACCTGCGGCCGGAGCAGGCGTTGATGATCGGCAATGACACCGGTCATGATCTCGCCGCCGGGAGGGTCGGTATCGCCACCCTGCTGGTCGACACCTGGTTGATTGACCGGAAAGAGGATGCGCCGCCCCCGGACTGGCGCGGAGACCATCAGCAGCTGATCGAAATCCTGCGGCGGATGGTTTAA
- a CDS encoding RluA family pseudouridine synthase, translating to MTDLIRLDVAPGQGPQRLDRFLAEALEDYSRAQLKKLIDDGRVRLDGIPVKAGTRLKGGETILLAPFKPEPINAIPQDIPLNILYEDSDLIVIDKPAGMVVHPAPGHPDGTLVNALLYHCRDLAGIGGELRPGIVHRLDKDTSGVLVATKNDLAHQSLAEQFKEHSIRRRYLALVHGQVQQARGVVDKAIGRHPTERKKMSSRSRQGRRAVTRWEVLRRFDLDRLSWLELALETGRTHQIRVHMSELNLPLVGDPVYGQQRRANAVADLELRKRLQRLQRQALHARLLGFRHPTSGEYQEFRSPLPEDLGQILDYLDEKYQLSESSRLVVGTPADAE from the coding sequence ATGACAGATCTCATCCGCCTGGATGTCGCTCCGGGGCAGGGGCCGCAGCGGCTGGACCGCTTCCTTGCCGAGGCGCTGGAGGATTATTCCCGGGCGCAGCTGAAAAAACTGATCGATGACGGGCGGGTGCGGCTTGACGGCATCCCGGTCAAGGCCGGAACCCGTCTCAAGGGTGGTGAAACAATACTGCTGGCCCCCTTCAAACCGGAACCGATCAACGCCATTCCACAGGATATTCCACTTAACATTCTTTACGAAGATTCCGACCTGATTGTCATTGACAAGCCCGCCGGCATGGTGGTACACCCGGCGCCCGGGCACCCCGACGGCACCCTGGTCAATGCCCTGCTTTATCATTGTCGTGATCTGGCCGGTATCGGCGGGGAACTGCGGCCCGGTATTGTTCATCGTCTGGACAAGGACACTTCGGGGGTGCTGGTCGCCACCAAGAATGACCTCGCCCATCAGTCACTGGCGGAACAGTTCAAGGAGCACAGCATCCGGCGTCGTTACCTGGCGCTGGTCCATGGCCAGGTTCAGCAGGCCCGAGGCGTTGTTGACAAGGCGATCGGTCGTCATCCGACCGAGCGCAAGAAGATGAGCAGTCGCAGTCGCCAGGGGCGGCGGGCGGTGACCCGCTGGGAGGTGCTGCGTCGTTTCGATCTTGATCGACTCAGCTGGCTTGAGCTGGCACTTGAAACCGGCCGCACCCATCAGATCCGGGTCCACATGTCGGAGCTGAACCTGCCCCTGGTCGGCGACCCGGTCTATGGTCAGCAGCGTCGTGCCAATGCGGTCGCCGATCTTGAACTGCGCAAACGGCTGCAGCGGCTGCAGCGCCAGGCGCTGCATGCCCGGCTGCTGGGTTTCAGACATCCGACCAGCGGTGAGTACCAGGAGTTTCGCAGTCCCCTGCCCGAGGATCTGGGGCAGATCCTTGATTATCTCGATGAGAAGTACCAACTCTCGGAATCGTCGCGCCTGGTGGTGGGAACCCCGGCCGACGCGGAGTGA
- the pgeF gene encoding peptidoglycan editing factor PgeF, whose translation MPMKMARNGKISYLEPEWITGSLRAGFTTRNGGISRAPYNSLNLGLNTEDPRPNVEGNRSTLVRAFGLEVHQLLTVRQVHGNNILVVDEPNPDLSHFQQVECDAIISNQPGMMIGVLVADCYPVLLAAPAQGVVAAVHVGWRGAVAQIIQRTVDALQEQFGVCPEELLAAVGPGIGAHAYEVDRPVRDQFRKAGLPWAGVAEESRLGHWKLDLRETCRRQLLTAGVVRTHIDLAEECTCCHRELLFSHRRDNGRTGRQLGFILLT comes from the coding sequence ATGCCGATGAAAATGGCACGCAACGGAAAAATCAGTTACCTCGAACCGGAGTGGATTACCGGTAGCCTGCGGGCCGGCTTCACCACCCGCAACGGCGGCATCAGCCGTGCCCCCTACAACTCGCTGAACCTGGGGCTCAATACCGAGGATCCCCGCCCGAATGTTGAGGGCAATCGCTCGACTCTGGTCCGGGCCTTCGGCCTTGAGGTTCACCAGTTGCTGACCGTGCGTCAGGTCCATGGCAATAACATCCTGGTGGTTGACGAGCCCAATCCTGATCTGAGCCATTTTCAGCAGGTTGAATGTGACGCGATCATCAGCAACCAGCCCGGCATGATGATCGGGGTGTTGGTCGCCGACTGTTATCCGGTGCTGCTGGCCGCTCCCGCCCAGGGCGTGGTGGCGGCGGTTCATGTCGGTTGGCGCGGCGCCGTCGCGCAGATCATTCAGCGCACTGTCGATGCTCTGCAGGAGCAGTTCGGGGTTTGCCCTGAAGAACTTCTGGCTGCGGTAGGACCCGGCATCGGGGCTCATGCCTACGAGGTTGACCGGCCGGTTCGAGACCAGTTCCGCAAGGCCGGTCTGCCCTGGGCCGGGGTGGCGGAGGAGTCACGTCTGGGACACTGGAAACTTGATCTGCGCGAGACCTGCCGTCGGCAGTTGCTGACGGCGGGGGTTGTCAGGACACATATCGATCTGGCCGAGGAATGTACCTGCTGTCATCGTGAACTGCTCTTTTCGCATCGACGGGATAACGGCAGAACAGGGCGACAGCTCGGTTTTATCTTACTGACCTGA
- a CDS encoding HDOD domain-containing protein, whose amino-acid sequence MTIDSLIEKKVRLPSPPTIAVKILDAVQQDRASMQQLAEIISSDPALVAKLLRIANSSIYGLSYRVGSIDKALTVLGVNLLKNIALSFVISEELRTGGEEGFDLDYFWRRSVTAAVAADLTAKMVGQSNEDAFVTALLADIGILLLQRHDPDEYPVLLAAHEARRCPISEVEKERYGFDHAELSAALLGRWGLPKEVTEPLRYHHRPGEAPEKYLEAAEVVQLADRLSAIYHAPGGSGQVDQLQTLMTSRFGLSSPAVEMLVDSVAEKAVELFSGFDLDPGEMRPYSEMLQEANEELGEMNLSSEQLLLEVKQANQKNEKLAAELRQANSKLRELVFRDGLTGLYNHRYFQEMVDHEMGRVIRYGSCFSLLMFDLDHFKQVNDNYGHPVGDLVLKNIAEAVTASVRTSDVVARYGGEEFAVILPETDPSGLRVFAERLRRRVEKLETEVNRDKVRVTISIGGTTYQPGVAKVDKFRVIDTADRALYQSKALGRNRVTIFPLEGGRSHG is encoded by the coding sequence ATGACTATTGACAGTCTGATAGAAAAGAAAGTCCGCCTTCCTTCTCCACCGACCATTGCCGTCAAAATCCTTGATGCCGTACAGCAGGATCGGGCTTCGATGCAGCAGCTGGCGGAGATTATCTCTTCCGATCCGGCCCTCGTGGCCAAATTGCTGCGTATCGCGAATTCAAGTATCTACGGCCTGAGTTACCGGGTCGGCAGTATCGACAAGGCGCTGACGGTTCTCGGCGTCAATCTGTTGAAAAATATCGCTCTTTCCTTTGTCATCTCTGAAGAGTTGCGGACCGGTGGCGAGGAAGGGTTTGATCTCGATTATTTCTGGCGCCGGTCGGTAACCGCCGCCGTGGCTGCCGACCTGACGGCCAAGATGGTCGGTCAGTCGAATGAAGATGCCTTTGTCACCGCGCTGCTGGCCGACATCGGAATCCTGCTGCTGCAGCGGCATGACCCGGACGAATATCCGGTTCTGCTGGCCGCGCACGAAGCACGCCGGTGTCCGATCAGCGAGGTGGAAAAGGAGCGCTACGGTTTCGACCATGCCGAATTGAGTGCTGCCCTGCTCGGTCGGTGGGGTCTGCCGAAAGAGGTGACTGAGCCCCTGCGCTACCACCATCGGCCGGGTGAAGCGCCGGAGAAGTATCTCGAAGCGGCGGAGGTGGTGCAACTGGCGGATCGATTATCCGCGATCTATCACGCTCCGGGCGGCAGCGGTCAGGTCGACCAACTGCAGACTCTGATGACATCGCGCTTCGGCCTTTCATCTCCGGCGGTGGAAATGCTGGTTGACAGCGTGGCTGAAAAAGCGGTCGAGCTGTTTTCCGGTTTCGATCTTGATCCGGGGGAAATGCGTCCCTACTCGGAAATGCTGCAGGAGGCCAATGAAGAACTCGGTGAAATGAACCTCAGCAGTGAACAGTTGCTGTTGGAGGTCAAGCAGGCCAACCAGAAGAATGAGAAACTGGCTGCCGAACTGCGCCAGGCCAACAGCAAATTGCGTGAGCTGGTTTTTCGCGACGGCCTGACCGGTCTCTACAATCATCGGTATTTTCAGGAAATGGTGGACCACGAAATGGGCCGGGTGATCCGCTATGGCAGCTGTTTTTCGCTGTTGATGTTTGATCTCGATCATTTCAAACAGGTCAACGACAACTACGGTCATCCGGTAGGTGATCTGGTGTTGAAGAATATCGCCGAGGCGGTGACCGCGTCGGTACGCACGTCCGATGTGGTGGCGCGCTATGGCGGCGAGGAGTTTGCCGTGATTCTGCCGGAGACCGATCCTTCCGGTCTGCGGGTTTTTGCCGAACGGCTGCGGCGGCGGGTTGAAAAGCTGGAGACCGAGGTCAATCGGGACAAGGTTCGCGTGACCATCAGCATCGGTGGAACCACCTATCAGCCCGGGGTGGCCAAGGTCGACAAGTTCCGTGTCATTGACACCGCGGACCGGGCGCTCTACCAGTCCAAGGCTCTCGGCCGCAACCGGGTTACCATTTTCCCCCTCGAAGGTGGCCGGTCGCACGGGTGA